One Helicoverpa armigera isolate CAAS_96S chromosome 12, ASM3070526v1, whole genome shotgun sequence DNA window includes the following coding sequences:
- the LOC110378016 gene encoding uncharacterized protein LOC110378016 isoform X4: MARWLKALAAVLLLAAAATARKSPAPSKHEPQIEEVTAKQLERVLEDKDFVAVYWYARSCVTCDKVLEELEKIDDDTDTFGVDFVKINDKRLAKQYGITKFPALTYFREKEPIIYEGDLMDEESVLDFLTSLEAMDLPDRIEEVNQKILGKIIEDTDYVAVLFCPDHKSCGPSNNKPECKKCAKALQELENIDDEADQLGIGFVKIHDEELAEEYNLGDLPRLVYYRHQIPIIYEGELSREEDVLEWLIANKSTGDEEDIIEDVTAKTLNTLIGNVDNLVVLFYDHGDDESMTVLAELEKIDDDCDRHGIQFVKIDDTKAAKEFGIDDVPSIVYFEKQIPNVYDGDLENEEEILEWLVDQLEKDEIEDVTDEMLDRLIKDGKTVAVLFYDNNDRKSQKVLNELENIDDECDQLGIAFVKIDNDDEAQEYGIEKVPTLLYFEKGIPTYYEGNLEEEEKVLDWLRHQSESDEIEDITDEMLDLIIDKMQYVAVLFYDKDQKKSQKILAELENIDDECDQNDIAFVKIDDDKEAKEYGIETIPTMVFFERGIPHVYEGDLMKEEELLGWLLHQKRHSEIPEVTDEMMDKLIVSTPYLAVIFYDKDDKQDIRILNELENIDDELEKEGIVIVRMDNENEAKEYGIDHLPTLVYFEENIPAIYEGDLMNEDEVLEWLIEQKNSATIEEVTDEILTDLIEEHEYVVVYFSGNCEEGEECDNILDELENIDDELDETGIIFVTTEDITLAKKYGIKTFPTLVFFRNKDPLIYKGDIEDEDEVLAWLTDEDTLEIPGKIEEVNGRMLEKILEENDHVVVFFYKEGDKKSQKILSELENIDDECEEKDIDFVKTSDDGIDKEYDLSDLPALAFYRHKFRTIYEGDLMHEEAILKWVLELHSSQPDVIENVDRKTLKDLINDVEHLAVFFYSEDCDTCDDILEELETIDDDTDKHGIQFVKSKDSKLASDIGIFSFPALVYYETGVPIMYDGDLLDESEVLDWMVKQKEDESIEEIDRDQLFKYIETKEFLAVVFYKEEDPNSPKVLRHVELIDDEAAEYGIKIVKCHDRLMAKKYGFRNPPGITYFRKTKAINYDGDIDDEEEILDWLTNPENMELTDHIEKVNRKMFQKIRQTSDYVAVFFYSNDCKQCPKVLAEIEHIDDDADDSGINFVKIDDRQMAKEFGVFALPAVLFFKMGSKDPVIYAGDLYDEQQLLSWLLTQKNPAGDVIEALEGQDLLDLIEESGSLAVYFYSLDCEQCAGILEELENIDDDCDRHEIKFVKTQDYSIAESYGVTDFPVLVYFENNVPNVYEGSLAEEEEVLQWLITQKTEDRIELITRVMLEKMVEETQYLAVYFYKLNCHICDHILEGLESIDDECDVYGIHMVKIQDPQLAKRYSIKTFPAMVYFRNGNPLLFEGDLQNEESILEWLIDDDNRELADEIESVNDRMLERLLYESHLLVVFFYDDEDCAECEEILESLEQIDGEVDQFGIDFVKIASAEAAATYNIVNIPSLVYFRKQIPMLYDGDLHQVDRILQWLTSQDVFEIKNEIEEVNRKMLDKLLEENEFLAVYFYEKSTESRAVLDKLENIDSETDNLDITFVKMQDPRYARKWGVTKLPAIVYFRKRFPSIYRGDLMSEDEVLEWLRKNRFRQPELNIFMYALIALSIAFVMYTAFLLQCFKPAPPAPAPHPKQA, encoded by the exons ATGGCTCGGTGGCTGAAGGCTCTGGCGGCCGTGTTGCTGCTCGCCGCCGCCGCGACCGCGCGTAAATCCCCCGCCCCGAGCAAACACGAACCCCAGATCGAGGAGGTCACCGCCAAACAGTTGGAGAGAGTGCTGGAAGACAAGGATTTCGTCGCGGTGTACTGGT ATGCAAGAAGCTGTGTAACGTGTGACAAAGTGCTAGAAGAACTGGAAAAGATAGATGACGACACGGACACATTTGGAGTGGACTTCGTTAAGATCAACGACAAGCGGCTCGCCAAACAGTATGGCATCACGAAATTCCCCGCCCTCACGTACTTCCGTGAGAAGGAACCGATCATTTACGAAG GAGATCTCATGGACGAAGAGAGCGTCCTGGATTTCTTGACGAGTTTAGAAGCAATGGACCTTCCTGACCGGATAGAAGAAGTCAACCAAAAGATCCTCGGGAAGATCATCGAGGACACGGACTATGTAGCCGTTCTCTTCT GTCCTGATCACAAAAGTTGCGGCCCGTCAAACA ATAAACCGGAGTGTAAGAAATGTGCGAAGGCTCTGCAAGAGCTGGAGAACATTGATGACGAGGCTGACCAACTCGGGATCGGTTTCGTGAAGATCCACGACGAGGAACTAGCCGAGGAGTACAATCTTGGAGACTTGCCAAGACTGGTCTACTACAGGCATCAGATACCTATTATCTATGAAG GTGAGCTGAGCAGAGAAGAGGATGTACTGGAATGGTTGATTGCCAACAAATCTACCGGTGATGAAGAGGATATCATTGAAGATGTTACAGCAAAGACTTTGAACACCTTGATTGGGAATGTTGACAACCTTGTCGTACTCTTCT ACGACCACGGCGACGACGAGTCAATGACGGTCCTAGCTGAGCTCGAGAAGATAGACGATGACTGCGACCGCCACGGCATTCAGTTCGTCAAGATCGACGACACTAAGGCGGCTAAAGAATTCGGCATCGATGACGTACCATCCATCGTCTACTTCGAAAAGCAGATTCCCAATGTTTACGACG GTGACCTTGAGAATGAAGAAGAAATCCTGGAATGGCTGGTCGACCAATTAGAAAAGGACGAAATTGAAGATGTCACCGATGAAATGTTGGACCGTCTCATCAAAGACGGCAAAACTGTCGCCgtgttatttt ATGATAATAACGACCGTAAATCACAAAAGGTGCTAAACGAACTGGAGAATATTGATGATGAGTGTGACCAACTTGGTATTGCGTTTGTGAAAATTGATAACGACGATGAAGCTCAAGAATACGGTATTGAGAAAGTCCCTACTCTGCTTTACTTTGAGAAGGGCATACCCACCTACTATGAAGGTAACTTGGAAGAGGAGGAGAAGGTTTTGGACTGGCTCAGGCATCAGAGTGAAAGCGACGAGATTGAAGACATTACCGATGAAATGTTAGACCTGATCATCGACAAAATGCAGTACGTCGCTGTCCTGTTCT ACGACAAGGACCAAAAGAAGAGTCAGAAGATTTTGGCTGAGCTGGAGAACATTGATGACGAATGTGACCAGAATGACATCGCTTTCGTCAAGATTGATGATGATAAAGAAGCTAAGGAGTACGGTATCGAGACTATTCCTACCATGGTGTTCTTCGAGAGGGGTATTCCCCACGTGTATGAAGGTGACTTGATGAAGGAAGAAGAGCTGCTGGGATGGCTGCTCCACCAGAAGCGTCACAGCGAGATCCCTGAAGTCACTGACGAAATGATGGACAAACTTATCGTCAGCACCCCTTACTTGGCCGTGATCTTCT ATGACAAAGACGACAAACAAGACATCAGAATCCTGAACGAACTTGAGAACATTGATGACGAACTTGAAAAGGAAGGCATAGTCATCGTCAGAATGGACAATGAGAACGAAGCTAAAGAGTACGGTATCGACCATCTGCCGACACTTGTGTACTTCGAGGAGAACATCCCCGCGATATACGAAGGAGATCTGATGAATGAGGATGAAGTGTTGGAGTGGCTGATCGAACAGAAGAACAGTGCTACCATTGAGGAGGTTACCGATGAGATCTTGACTGATCTTATTGAGGAACATGAATATGTCGTCGTTTACTTCA GCGGCAACTGCGAAGAAGGCGAAGAATGTGACAACATCTTGGACGAGTTAGAGAACATTGATGACGAGCTGGACGAGACGGGCATCATATTCGTTACAACTGAGGACATTACGCTTGCCAAGAAGTACGGCATCAAGACCTTCCCCACGCTCGTGTTCTTCAGGAATAAGGACCCGCTTATTTATAAGG GAGATATTGAAGATGAAGATGAGGTACTGGCATGGCTAACTGATGAAGACACCCTGGAGATCCCCGGCAAGATCGAGGAAGTCAACGGCAGGATGTTAGAGAAGATTCTAGAAGAAAACGACCACGTTGTTGTGTTCTTCt ACAAGGAAGGTGACAAGAAGTCCCAGAAAATCCTGAGCGAGCTCGAAAACATTGACGACGAATGTGAAGAGAAAGACATTGATTTCGTCAAAACATCTGACGACGGCATCGATAAGGAATATGACCTCTCAGACTTACCAGCTTTGGCCTTCTACAGACATAAGTTCAGGACCATCTACGAAGGTGATCTGATGCACGAAGAAGCTATTCTCAAGTGGGTGCTAGAACTCCACAGCTCTCAACCTGATGTCATTGAAAACGTAGACAGGAAAACCTTGAAAGATCTTATCAACGACGTCGAGCATCTAGCCGTTTTCTTCT acAGCGAAGACTGTGACACTTGTGACGATATCCTTGAGGAGTTGGAGACCATTGATGACGACACAGACAAGCACGGCATTCAGTTCGTAAAGTCCAAGGACTCTAAGCTGGCGTCGGATATCGGTATTTTCAGCTTCCCAGCTCTCGTTTACTACGAAACAGGTGTTCCTATCATGTACGATG gGGACCTTTTGGACGAATCTGAGGTGTTGGATTGGATGGTCAAGCAGAAGGAAGATGAAAGTATAGAGGAAATTGATAGAGACCAACTGTTCAAGTATATCGAGACTAAGGAATTTCTGGCAGTTGTTTTCT ACAAAGAAGAAGATCCAAATAGTCCAAAAGTACTTCGACATGTGGAACTTATAGATGACGAAGCAGCAGAATATGGAATCAAAATAGTTAAATGTCACGATAGGTTAATGGCAAAGAAATATGGATTCCGCAATCCACCAGGAATCACATACTTTAGGAAAACTAAAGCTATCAACTACGATGGAGATATCGATGATGAAGAGGAAATATTAGATTGGTTGACCAACCCTGAGAATATGGAATTGACAGATCACATTGAGAAAGTCAACAGAAAAATGTTTCAGAAGATAAGGCAGACTTCAGACTACGTAGCGGTATTCTTTT ACAGTAATGACTGCAAACAGTGCCCTAAAGTGCTGGCAGAGATTGAGCACATAGATGACGATGCTGATGACTCTGGTATTAACTTCGTGAAGATAGATGACAGACAGATGGCTAAGGAGTTTGGAGTGTTTGCTCTGCCTGCTGTGTTGTTCTTCAAGATGGGCTCTAAGGATCCTGTTATTTATGCCG GAGACTTGTACGATGAACAACAACTTCTAAGTTGGTTATTAACACAGAAAAACCCAGCTGGTGATGTCATAGAGGCCCTTGAAGGTCAAGATCTTCTAGACTTGATAGAAGAATCCGGATCACTTGCCGTTTACTTCT ATAGTCTCGACTGCGAACAATGCGCCGGGATATTGGAAGAATTGGAGAATATCGATGATGACTGCGACAGACATGAAATTAAATTCGTTAAAACTCAGGACTATTCGATTGCTGAATCTTATGGAGTAACAGATTTCCCAGTACTGGTGTACTTTGAGAATAATGTACCAAATGTATATGAGGGATCTTTAGCTGAAGAAGAGGAAGTACTGCAATGGTTAATTACTCAGAAAACTGAGGATCGTATTGAACTTATTACGAGAGTAATGTTGGAGAAGATGGTCGAAGAAACACAGTATTTAGCTGTATACTTCT ACAAGCTGAACTGCCACATATGCGACCATATTCTAGAAGGATTGGAAAGTATTGACGATGAATGCGATGTCTACGGTATCCACATGGTAAAGATTCAAGACCCACAACTCGCTAAAAGATATTCAATCAAGACTTTCCCAGCTATGGTGTATTTCAG GAACGGAAATCCACTTCTATTTGAAGGTGATTTACAAAATGAAGAGTCTATTCTCGAGTGGCTCATTGATGATGACAACAGGGAATTGGCTGATGAAATCGAGTCTGTCAACGATAGAATGTTAGAGAGATTACTTTACGAATCGCATCTGTTGGTTGTCTTTTTCT ATGATGACGAAGACTGTGCAGAATGTGAAGAAATTTTGGAATCTCTCGAACAAATAGACGGCGAAGTTGATCAGTTTGGTATAGATTTTGTCAAGATCGCCAGTGCTGAAGCCGCTGCTACTTACAACATCGTCAATATACCTTCTTTAGTATACTTCCGCAAGCAAATACCCATGCTATACGACGGTGATCTCCATCAAGTGGACAGGATCTTGCAATGGTTGACATCTCAGGACGTCTTTGAGATCAAAAACGAAATTGAGGAGGTGAACCGTAAGATGTTGGACAAATTGTTGGAGGAGAACGAATTCTTGGCTGTTTATTTCT ATGAGAAATCAACAGAAAGCCGTGCGGTATTAGACAAATTGGAGAACATTGACAGCGAGACTGACAATTTGGACATAACATTCGTGAAGATGCAAGACCCGCGGTACGCTCGCAAGTGGGGAGTCACCAAGCTGCCGGCTATCGTGTACTTCAGGAAGAGATTCCCTAGCATATACAGAG GAGACCTCATGTCCGAAGACGAAGTGCTCGAGTGGCTCCGAAAGAACAGATTCCGACAGCCAGAGCTGAACATCTTCATGTACGCTCTGATAGCGCTGTCAATAGCATTCGTGATGTACACGGCGTTCTTGCTGCAGTGCTTCAAGCCGGCGccgcccgcccccgcgccgcaTCCGAAGCAGGCGTGA
- the LOC110378016 gene encoding uncharacterized protein LOC110378016 isoform X2, producing the protein MARWLKALAAVLLLAAAATARKSPAPSKHEPQIEEVTAKQLERVLEDKDFVAVYWYARSCVTCDKVLEELEKIDDDTDTFGVDFVKINDKRLAKQYGITKFPALTYFREKEPIIYEGDLMDEESVLDFLTSLEAMDLPDRIEEVNQKILGKIIEDTDYVAVLFYKPECKKCAKALQELENIDDEADQLGIGFVKIHDEELAEEYNLGDLPRLVYYRHQIPIIYEGELSREEDVLEWLIANKSTGDEEDIIEDVTAKTLNTLIGNVDNLVVLFYDHGDDESMTVLAELEKIDDDCDRHGIQFVKIDDTKAAKEFGIDDVPSIVYFEKQIPNVYDGDLENEEEILEWLVDQLEKDEIEDVTDEMLDRLIKDGKTVAVLFYDNNDRKSQKVLNELENIDDECDQLGIAFVKIDNDDEAQEYGIEKVPTLLYFEKGIPTYYEGNLEEEEKVLDWLRHQSESDEIEDITDEMLDLIIDKMQYVAVLFYDKDQKKSQKILAELENIDDECDQNDIAFVKIDDDKEAKEYGIETIPTMVFFERGIPHVYEGDLMKEEELLGWLLHQKRHSEIPEVTDEMMDKLIVSTPYLAVIFYDKDDKQDIRILNELENIDDELEKEGIVIVRMDNENEAKEYGIDHLPTLVYFEENIPAIYEGDLMNEDEVLEWLIEQKNSATIEEVTDEILTDLIEEHEYVVVYFSGNCEEGEECDNILDELENIDDELDETGIIFVTTEDITLAKKYGIKTFPTLVFFRNKDPLIYKGDIEDEDEVLAWLTDEDTLEIPGKIEEVNGRMLEKILEENDHVVVFFYKEGDKKSQKILSELENIDDECEEKDIDFVKTSDDGIDKEYDLSDLPALAFYRHKFRTIYEGDLMHEEAILKWVLELHSSQPDVIENVDRKTLKDLINDVEHLAVFFYSEDCDTCDDILEELETIDDDTDKHGIQFVKSKDSKLASDIGIFSFPALVYYETGVPIMYDGDLLDESEVLDWMVKQKEDESIEEIDRDQLFKYIETKEFLAVVFYKEEDPNSPKVLRHVELIDDEAAEYGIKIVKCHDRLMAKKYGFRNPPGITYFRKTKAINYDGDIDDEEEILDWLTNPENMELTDHIEKVNRKMFQKIRQTSDYVAVFFYSNDCKQCPKVLAEIEHIDDDADDSGINFVKIDDRQMAKEFGVFALPAVLFFKMGSKDPVIYAGDLYDEQQLLSWLLTQKNPAGDVIEALEGQDLLDLIEESGSLAVYFWNKTLCEMCNSKLQKKASKKKVVEHEEDEGQDPEDSLDCEQCAGILEELENIDDDCDRHEIKFVKTQDYSIAESYGVTDFPVLVYFENNVPNVYEGSLAEEEEVLQWLITQKTEDRIELITRVMLEKMVEETQYLAVYFYKLNCHICDHILEGLESIDDECDVYGIHMVKIQDPQLAKRYSIKTFPAMVYFRNGNPLLFEGDLQNEESILEWLIDDDNRELADEIESVNDRMLERLLYESHLLVVFFYDDEDCAECEEILESLEQIDGEVDQFGIDFVKIASAEAAATYNIVNIPSLVYFRKQIPMLYDGDLHQVDRILQWLTSQDVFEIKNEIEEVNRKMLDKLLEENEFLAVYFYEKSTESRAVLDKLENIDSETDNLDITFVKMQDPRYARKWGVTKLPAIVYFRKRFPSIYRGDLMSEDEVLEWLRKNRFRQPELNIFMYALIALSIAFVMYTAFLLQCFKPAPPAPAPHPKQA; encoded by the exons ATGGCTCGGTGGCTGAAGGCTCTGGCGGCCGTGTTGCTGCTCGCCGCCGCCGCGACCGCGCGTAAATCCCCCGCCCCGAGCAAACACGAACCCCAGATCGAGGAGGTCACCGCCAAACAGTTGGAGAGAGTGCTGGAAGACAAGGATTTCGTCGCGGTGTACTGGT ATGCAAGAAGCTGTGTAACGTGTGACAAAGTGCTAGAAGAACTGGAAAAGATAGATGACGACACGGACACATTTGGAGTGGACTTCGTTAAGATCAACGACAAGCGGCTCGCCAAACAGTATGGCATCACGAAATTCCCCGCCCTCACGTACTTCCGTGAGAAGGAACCGATCATTTACGAAG GAGATCTCATGGACGAAGAGAGCGTCCTGGATTTCTTGACGAGTTTAGAAGCAATGGACCTTCCTGACCGGATAGAAGAAGTCAACCAAAAGATCCTCGGGAAGATCATCGAGGACACGGACTATGTAGCCGTTCTCTTCT ATAAACCGGAGTGTAAGAAATGTGCGAAGGCTCTGCAAGAGCTGGAGAACATTGATGACGAGGCTGACCAACTCGGGATCGGTTTCGTGAAGATCCACGACGAGGAACTAGCCGAGGAGTACAATCTTGGAGACTTGCCAAGACTGGTCTACTACAGGCATCAGATACCTATTATCTATGAAG GTGAGCTGAGCAGAGAAGAGGATGTACTGGAATGGTTGATTGCCAACAAATCTACCGGTGATGAAGAGGATATCATTGAAGATGTTACAGCAAAGACTTTGAACACCTTGATTGGGAATGTTGACAACCTTGTCGTACTCTTCT ACGACCACGGCGACGACGAGTCAATGACGGTCCTAGCTGAGCTCGAGAAGATAGACGATGACTGCGACCGCCACGGCATTCAGTTCGTCAAGATCGACGACACTAAGGCGGCTAAAGAATTCGGCATCGATGACGTACCATCCATCGTCTACTTCGAAAAGCAGATTCCCAATGTTTACGACG GTGACCTTGAGAATGAAGAAGAAATCCTGGAATGGCTGGTCGACCAATTAGAAAAGGACGAAATTGAAGATGTCACCGATGAAATGTTGGACCGTCTCATCAAAGACGGCAAAACTGTCGCCgtgttatttt ATGATAATAACGACCGTAAATCACAAAAGGTGCTAAACGAACTGGAGAATATTGATGATGAGTGTGACCAACTTGGTATTGCGTTTGTGAAAATTGATAACGACGATGAAGCTCAAGAATACGGTATTGAGAAAGTCCCTACTCTGCTTTACTTTGAGAAGGGCATACCCACCTACTATGAAGGTAACTTGGAAGAGGAGGAGAAGGTTTTGGACTGGCTCAGGCATCAGAGTGAAAGCGACGAGATTGAAGACATTACCGATGAAATGTTAGACCTGATCATCGACAAAATGCAGTACGTCGCTGTCCTGTTCT ACGACAAGGACCAAAAGAAGAGTCAGAAGATTTTGGCTGAGCTGGAGAACATTGATGACGAATGTGACCAGAATGACATCGCTTTCGTCAAGATTGATGATGATAAAGAAGCTAAGGAGTACGGTATCGAGACTATTCCTACCATGGTGTTCTTCGAGAGGGGTATTCCCCACGTGTATGAAGGTGACTTGATGAAGGAAGAAGAGCTGCTGGGATGGCTGCTCCACCAGAAGCGTCACAGCGAGATCCCTGAAGTCACTGACGAAATGATGGACAAACTTATCGTCAGCACCCCTTACTTGGCCGTGATCTTCT ATGACAAAGACGACAAACAAGACATCAGAATCCTGAACGAACTTGAGAACATTGATGACGAACTTGAAAAGGAAGGCATAGTCATCGTCAGAATGGACAATGAGAACGAAGCTAAAGAGTACGGTATCGACCATCTGCCGACACTTGTGTACTTCGAGGAGAACATCCCCGCGATATACGAAGGAGATCTGATGAATGAGGATGAAGTGTTGGAGTGGCTGATCGAACAGAAGAACAGTGCTACCATTGAGGAGGTTACCGATGAGATCTTGACTGATCTTATTGAGGAACATGAATATGTCGTCGTTTACTTCA GCGGCAACTGCGAAGAAGGCGAAGAATGTGACAACATCTTGGACGAGTTAGAGAACATTGATGACGAGCTGGACGAGACGGGCATCATATTCGTTACAACTGAGGACATTACGCTTGCCAAGAAGTACGGCATCAAGACCTTCCCCACGCTCGTGTTCTTCAGGAATAAGGACCCGCTTATTTATAAGG GAGATATTGAAGATGAAGATGAGGTACTGGCATGGCTAACTGATGAAGACACCCTGGAGATCCCCGGCAAGATCGAGGAAGTCAACGGCAGGATGTTAGAGAAGATTCTAGAAGAAAACGACCACGTTGTTGTGTTCTTCt ACAAGGAAGGTGACAAGAAGTCCCAGAAAATCCTGAGCGAGCTCGAAAACATTGACGACGAATGTGAAGAGAAAGACATTGATTTCGTCAAAACATCTGACGACGGCATCGATAAGGAATATGACCTCTCAGACTTACCAGCTTTGGCCTTCTACAGACATAAGTTCAGGACCATCTACGAAGGTGATCTGATGCACGAAGAAGCTATTCTCAAGTGGGTGCTAGAACTCCACAGCTCTCAACCTGATGTCATTGAAAACGTAGACAGGAAAACCTTGAAAGATCTTATCAACGACGTCGAGCATCTAGCCGTTTTCTTCT acAGCGAAGACTGTGACACTTGTGACGATATCCTTGAGGAGTTGGAGACCATTGATGACGACACAGACAAGCACGGCATTCAGTTCGTAAAGTCCAAGGACTCTAAGCTGGCGTCGGATATCGGTATTTTCAGCTTCCCAGCTCTCGTTTACTACGAAACAGGTGTTCCTATCATGTACGATG gGGACCTTTTGGACGAATCTGAGGTGTTGGATTGGATGGTCAAGCAGAAGGAAGATGAAAGTATAGAGGAAATTGATAGAGACCAACTGTTCAAGTATATCGAGACTAAGGAATTTCTGGCAGTTGTTTTCT ACAAAGAAGAAGATCCAAATAGTCCAAAAGTACTTCGACATGTGGAACTTATAGATGACGAAGCAGCAGAATATGGAATCAAAATAGTTAAATGTCACGATAGGTTAATGGCAAAGAAATATGGATTCCGCAATCCACCAGGAATCACATACTTTAGGAAAACTAAAGCTATCAACTACGATGGAGATATCGATGATGAAGAGGAAATATTAGATTGGTTGACCAACCCTGAGAATATGGAATTGACAGATCACATTGAGAAAGTCAACAGAAAAATGTTTCAGAAGATAAGGCAGACTTCAGACTACGTAGCGGTATTCTTTT ACAGTAATGACTGCAAACAGTGCCCTAAAGTGCTGGCAGAGATTGAGCACATAGATGACGATGCTGATGACTCTGGTATTAACTTCGTGAAGATAGATGACAGACAGATGGCTAAGGAGTTTGGAGTGTTTGCTCTGCCTGCTGTGTTGTTCTTCAAGATGGGCTCTAAGGATCCTGTTATTTATGCCG GAGACTTGTACGATGAACAACAACTTCTAAGTTGGTTATTAACACAGAAAAACCCAGCTGGTGATGTCATAGAGGCCCTTGAAGGTCAAGATCTTCTAGACTTGATAGAAGAATCCGGATCACTTGCCGTTTACTTCT GGAACAAAACGTTATGTGAAATGTGCAATTCGAAACTGCAGAAAAAGGCATCAAAAAAGAAAGTTGTAGAACACGAGGAGGATGAGGGACAAGATCCAGAGG ATAGTCTCGACTGCGAACAATGCGCCGGGATATTGGAAGAATTGGAGAATATCGATGATGACTGCGACAGACATGAAATTAAATTCGTTAAAACTCAGGACTATTCGATTGCTGAATCTTATGGAGTAACAGATTTCCCAGTACTGGTGTACTTTGAGAATAATGTACCAAATGTATATGAGGGATCTTTAGCTGAAGAAGAGGAAGTACTGCAATGGTTAATTACTCAGAAAACTGAGGATCGTATTGAACTTATTACGAGAGTAATGTTGGAGAAGATGGTCGAAGAAACACAGTATTTAGCTGTATACTTCT ACAAGCTGAACTGCCACATATGCGACCATATTCTAGAAGGATTGGAAAGTATTGACGATGAATGCGATGTCTACGGTATCCACATGGTAAAGATTCAAGACCCACAACTCGCTAAAAGATATTCAATCAAGACTTTCCCAGCTATGGTGTATTTCAG GAACGGAAATCCACTTCTATTTGAAGGTGATTTACAAAATGAAGAGTCTATTCTCGAGTGGCTCATTGATGATGACAACAGGGAATTGGCTGATGAAATCGAGTCTGTCAACGATAGAATGTTAGAGAGATTACTTTACGAATCGCATCTGTTGGTTGTCTTTTTCT ATGATGACGAAGACTGTGCAGAATGTGAAGAAATTTTGGAATCTCTCGAACAAATAGACGGCGAAGTTGATCAGTTTGGTATAGATTTTGTCAAGATCGCCAGTGCTGAAGCCGCTGCTACTTACAACATCGTCAATATACCTTCTTTAGTATACTTCCGCAAGCAAATACCCATGCTATACGACGGTGATCTCCATCAAGTGGACAGGATCTTGCAATGGTTGACATCTCAGGACGTCTTTGAGATCAAAAACGAAATTGAGGAGGTGAACCGTAAGATGTTGGACAAATTGTTGGAGGAGAACGAATTCTTGGCTGTTTATTTCT ATGAGAAATCAACAGAAAGCCGTGCGGTATTAGACAAATTGGAGAACATTGACAGCGAGACTGACAATTTGGACATAACATTCGTGAAGATGCAAGACCCGCGGTACGCTCGCAAGTGGGGAGTCACCAAGCTGCCGGCTATCGTGTACTTCAGGAAGAGATTCCCTAGCATATACAGAG GAGACCTCATGTCCGAAGACGAAGTGCTCGAGTGGCTCCGAAAGAACAGATTCCGACAGCCAGAGCTGAACATCTTCATGTACGCTCTGATAGCGCTGTCAATAGCATTCGTGATGTACACGGCGTTCTTGCTGCAGTGCTTCAAGCCGGCGccgcccgcccccgcgccgcaTCCGAAGCAGGCGTGA